AATTGACACTAAAGCCAATGCTTATCTAATTAAACCCATTGATGAAGCAGAGTTACGTAATAATATTCAATTAGCATTAAAAAATCACGAAACCAGACAAAAAGAATTGGAAGATGAAAAAAATGCAGGGTTGAAAGATGTTCAAATATTCATGCGCAGTGCCCTGCCTGAACTAGTTACCAACATTCCTATTTCTGAAAGAAGTGTGTTTTTATCCCGTTTCATGAGACTTTTTGAGCAGAATATGAAACCACTGTTCCACCAGTATATAAAAGAGAACAGCCAGGAACCCTATGATCATTTGAGTGATGATGATAAAATGAAATTATATCTCTCCTGGATAAGCCATTTATACGAAAATCTTGGTTTTAAAGTTTTAACACGTTCCCGGGGAAACTTGGGGACAATGACTGTTAAAAAATGTTCATGGTCACCGGGTCGACCTAAAGACGTTTTCTTATGTCTAATCTGCCAGAGCATCATGCAGCTAACTTTCTCCTGGACTAAATTACCTGGATCAGTGAAGGAAGAGGCCACCACTGGTATTCTTCAATCTGTGTGTAAGTTTGATTATACTTTCCATTAAAGAAAATTTGTTTCATGTAATTAATTTATTGTAAACTGTTTCATTGAAACACTCAATTTAAGTCTCCAATTACGTGAATAACTCTTTGATTTCTACATTAAGTATATTATTCAACTTAAAAGGGAATTTAACTGTTTTGGGGTATTAAAACTCATTCATTGATCAATTGAAAATGATTAATATTAAATTTTTTTTGATTGTTCCCGGTTTCACAAATTAATTGGTCGGCTGTGACAAAATTCACATCTGTAGTGAATTAAATTTATGCTGTTGTGAAACAATGCATTAAACATCATTAAATAAAAAAATGTTATGGCGGTTGTAAAGAATTTTTTGGAAAACATTATTGGCGGGTATCCCAGTAGCACGTATTAAGTCTAAAGGGGATAATTAATGACAAACAACAATGTGGGATTGAAAGATTTAAACCGGGTAGAAGTATTAGAAAAGGAAATATTAAAGCTGAAAAAAGAAATAGCTTATAAGGAAGAAATATTCGAAATTTCTCCCAACTACATTATCAAGATAGGATTGGATGGGGAAATATTAGAGGTTAACAACTCAGTTAACCACCTTATATCTCGGATTGATAAAAAAATCCCCAGATTACTTTCACAACTTGAAATTATACCCTCACAAGAGTATCATAAATATAACAGTTCTATTGATTCCATATTCAATAAAAATGCAAATAGGCCCTTTGAATCATTCTTTTTAGATAAGGAAAATGAAGTTAGATATATTAAAGTCTATGTTTCTCCAGTTAGATCACAGGATGAGATAATAGCCATTTCCATCCTTGCTACAGACATAACTGACCTTAGATTAATGGAAAATTCACTGCAGGAATCCATATCTCTTCAAAAAGCAACCATGGAATCAGTTGCCAATGGAATACTGGTCATCAATAACCATGGAATGGTAACCAGTTACAACCAGAAATTTCTGGACATGTGGAATATTCCCCAATCAATGGTTAATCAGGGATACGATTCAGATCTCCTGGATCAGGTAATGGTTGATGTGAAAGACCCCTTAAAGTTTCGATCAAAAATAGAGGAACTCTATCAGAACCCCAATCTGACCAGCACGGATATTATAGAATTTGAGGATGGGCGAGTTTACCAACGCTATTCACAACCACAAATAGTAGGGAATAAAGTAACTGGGAGAGTATGGAGTTTTATTGATCTCACCAGTCTCAAAAAGGCCAAAAAATCGCTACGTGAATCAGTTGCCTACTATAAAACCATATTTGAACATAGTGGTACTGCCACCATTATTGTTGAGGAGGATAGTACCATATCACTGGCTAACTCTGAAACAGAAAAAATTGTTGGCTATGCACCCTACGAACTTATGGGTCAAAAAAAATGGAAAGACCTTGTGGTACCAGAATATCAGCCACAAATGGAGAAATATCAGAAGTTGAGGTACAGTAATTCAGAAGCTGCTCCAAACAATTATGAATTCCGCATCATTGACAAATATGGTGAAACAAAGGACATTTTCGCCAATGTTTGCATCATACCCGGAACTAAAAGAACCCTGGCTTCTATTCTGGATGTGACTGAACGTAACCAGGCAATGGCAAAAATTACCGAAAGTGAAAACCAGTACAGAACACTTGCTGAAGCTGTGGAAGATTTTGTTTTCATCATAAACCAGGATGACAAGTTAGAATATATCAATGAATATGCTGCACGCAAATGGAAACTCGACCCTTCTGAAGTACTGGGTAAACCTCGATGCGAGTTATTCCCTCCAGAAACCAATGAATTACAGGGCAAATATCTTCAAAGGGTATTCCAGATCAAAGATACAGTCAGAGGCGAGAACCTGCTAACAATGACCCCTGATTCCATGTGGCTGGACACTATTCTTATTCCCCTTAAAACTCCTGAGGGAAGTGTTGAAAAGGTCCTTTGTGTTGCCAGAGATATGACTGAAAGGAAAGAATACGAATTACTTTTAAGCCGGCAGAATGAAATCCACAAAGCAATGGGAACCATCTTAACCGAAGCTATATTATCTGAAACTGAAGAAGATCTTACAAAAACTTGCCTAAGTGTTTGTGAAGAGATCACCCACAGTGAAGTAGGTTTTATATGTGAAATTAACTCAGATAAACAGCTAAAAACCATGGTATTCAGTGAATCATTAATGGAAAGATTTCAGCTGGAAAAAATTGATCTGGATATAATGCTTCAAAATCTCAAGATCAATGAAATCTGGGAGCAGTTAAAAATTATTAAATATCCAGTCAGTTACAATAATCCCTCCACCCTGGATCTGGATATTCTACCTGGAAATCATCCTTACCTCAAAAAAATCATTTTAGCCCCTCTTTTAAAGAATGGGGAATTCATGGGATTAATTGGATTAGCTAACAAGGGCGCAGACTACGATTTTTCAGATAGTAAAGCCCTGGGAAGTATTTCCACCACCATTGTTGAGGCTTTGCTCAGAAAGAGGGCTGAAGAAAATTTGAAAAAAGCATTAAATGATAAGGAAATGCTGGTCCGGGAAATTCATCACCGTACCAAGAATAATCTGATGATCATGGCCAGCCTGCTCAACCTCACCTCTGCGGA
This window of the Methanobacterium formicicum DSM 3637 genome carries:
- a CDS encoding response regulator — encoded protein: MAGETILVVEDEGISAIEIQECLQSLGYHVPSTAKTGAEAIQEAFSIKPDLILMDITLKGDMDGIDAATIIKSFMDVPLIYLTALDDVETFNRIIDTKANAYLIKPIDEAELRNNIQLALKNHETRQKELEDEKNAGLKDVQIFMRSALPELVTNIPISERSVFLSRFMRLFEQNMKPLFHQYIKENSQEPYDHLSDDDKMKLYLSWISHLYENLGFKVLTRSRGNLGTMTVKKCSWSPGRPKDVFLCLICQSIMQLTFSWTKLPGSVKEEATTGILQSVCKFDYTFH
- a CDS encoding PAS domain S-box protein, yielding MTNNNVGLKDLNRVEVLEKEILKLKKEIAYKEEIFEISPNYIIKIGLDGEILEVNNSVNHLISRIDKKIPRLLSQLEIIPSQEYHKYNSSIDSIFNKNANRPFESFFLDKENEVRYIKVYVSPVRSQDEIIAISILATDITDLRLMENSLQESISLQKATMESVANGILVINNHGMVTSYNQKFLDMWNIPQSMVNQGYDSDLLDQVMVDVKDPLKFRSKIEELYQNPNLTSTDIIEFEDGRVYQRYSQPQIVGNKVTGRVWSFIDLTSLKKAKKSLRESVAYYKTIFEHSGTATIIVEEDSTISLANSETEKIVGYAPYELMGQKKWKDLVVPEYQPQMEKYQKLRYSNSEAAPNNYEFRIIDKYGETKDIFANVCIIPGTKRTLASILDVTERNQAMAKITESENQYRTLAEAVEDFVFIINQDDKLEYINEYAARKWKLDPSEVLGKPRCELFPPETNELQGKYLQRVFQIKDTVRGENLLTMTPDSMWLDTILIPLKTPEGSVEKVLCVARDMTERKEYELLLSRQNEIHKAMGTILTEAILSETEEDLTKTCLSVCEEITHSEVGFICEINSDKQLKTMVFSESLMERFQLEKIDLDIMLQNLKINEIWEQLKIIKYPVSYNNPSTLDLDILPGNHPYLKKIILAPLLKNGEFMGLIGLANKGADYDFSDSKALGSISTTIVEALLRKRAEENLKKALNDKEMLVREIHHRTKNNLMIMASLLNLTSADIEDEKAKEIFRQIQTRAKSMALIHEKLYRSDNFKKINFGDYIRHLARDLFNSFLRYPERVELVMELEDLNLDINTAIPLGLILNELLTNSMKYAFPNGEYGTITIKFFKKGENYVMMVDDDGIGLPSDLDVQKTDTLGLQLVKNLIGQIEGDMLVFREDGTHVTITFNEDEYLS